A DNA window from Chroogloeocystis siderophila 5.2 s.c.1 contains the following coding sequences:
- the apcD gene encoding allophycocyanin subunit alpha-B: protein MSIVAQVIAQSDDANRFLSNTELDKLQDFFRTGEQRLKVAQILTQNEQKIVQEGSRRFWQVVPNTPSNSGDPQKTALCQRDQSWYLRLISYAVLAGNMKPLEDIGVDGMREMYTSLGVPVSNIGNCMRCLKEVATNMMSSEEAAIAKPYFDYLIRAMY, encoded by the coding sequence ATGAGCATAGTAGCACAAGTAATCGCTCAATCGGATGATGCTAATCGTTTTTTGAGTAATACTGAGCTAGATAAACTACAAGATTTTTTCAGAACAGGAGAACAGCGGTTAAAAGTTGCTCAAATCTTGACACAAAATGAACAAAAAATTGTGCAGGAAGGCAGCCGTCGCTTTTGGCAAGTTGTTCCGAATACACCGAGTAATAGCGGCGATCCTCAAAAGACGGCATTATGTCAACGAGATCAAAGCTGGTATCTACGATTAATTTCCTATGCCGTCTTAGCAGGTAACATGAAACCCCTCGAAGACATTGGTGTAGATGGAATGCGAGAAATGTATACTTCTTTAGGCGTTCCTGTCAGTAATATAGGCAATTGTATGCGTTGCCTAAAAGAAGTTGCAACCAACATGATGAGTAGTGAAGAGGCGGCGATCGCCAAGCCTTATTTTGACTATTTGATTCGCGCAATGTACTAG